One Rhea pennata isolate bPtePen1 chromosome 3, bPtePen1.pri, whole genome shotgun sequence DNA segment encodes these proteins:
- the LOC134138343 gene encoding ADP-ribosylation factor-like protein 6-interacting protein 4 — MDNKKGERSRSLCASSQEELKVRGKEKRKRKRSRSRSSSISSTSSSSTATTSTSSSSSRSSSRSSSSSRDSPKSKSKKKKKEKHNKKKRKKENKVKKKKEKKKKREKAGPVQLSKFFKNKKKNENYSMITGKKIKMKIKKTKKDKERDRNRAELLEFLNSAL, encoded by the exons ATGGATAACAAGAAGGGGGAGAGAAGCAGGTCGCTATGTGCATCATCACAAGAAGAGCTGAAAGTCCGAG gaaaagaaaaaaggaaacgAAAACGTAGTAGAAGCAGATCATCATCGATTTCATCCACATCATCTTCTAGTACTGCCACTACAtccacttcttcctcctcatcacGCTCGTCATCGAGGTCTTCTTCCAGTAGCAGAG attctCCTAAATCTAAATcgaagaaaaagaaaaaagaaaaacacaacaaaaag aagaggaaaaaagagaacaaagtgaagaaaaagaaagaaaagaagaaaaagagagagaaagcggGACCTGTCCAGCTTTCCAAG ttctttaaaaacaaaaagaagaatgaaaactaCAGCATgataacaggaaagaaaattaagatgaaaataaagaagactAAGAAGGATAAAGAG AGAGACCGGAACCGTGCAGAGCTCCTTGAATTTCTGAACTCTGCCTTATGA